The DNA region CCAGTTCCGGATAGGCGATGCGTGGCGAGATCTCGGTGATCGGGCGGCCCTTGTCGCCGGCGCGCAGGTGGAACAGGCCGGTCACCGCCGGCGTGTAGCTGCGGATGCGCAGGTCGCGATCGAGGAACAGGGTGGCGATGTGCGTGCTGTCGAGCAGGTTGCGTATGTCGCTGTTGAGCCGGTTCAGGGCCTCGTTCTTGCTGTTGAGTTCGGTGTTGACGGTTTGCAGTTCCTCGTTGATCGACTGCATCTCTTCAGTGGAGGTTTCCAGCTCCTCGTTGGCGGATTGCAACTCTTCATTCACTGATTGATATTCCTCGTTCGCCGATTTCAGTTCTTCGCTGGCTGTTTCGTGCAGTTCGATCGCGCTGTGCAGCTGCATGCGGGTGCCGCGCAGTTCCTCTTCCAGCGCATGCATCCGTGCCGAATCGGTGGGGAGCTCGCCGTCGGGAAGCGGCTCGACCTGGCGCGGCGGGGGTTCGAGTTCACTGAAGGCCACCACGCACATCTCGACCTTGCCGTCGCTGTCGTTCAGCGGCTCCACGATCAGGCGCAGCAGCTGATCGTGTCCGCCGGACTGGACGATCAGGCCTTCGCGGATCACCCGCTTGCCGCTGGCGAAGGCCTGCAAGGCGGCTGCACGCACGGGTGCGCGCAAGGGTTTGTCGAGCAACTGGAAGAGGTTGAGACTGGCTGCGCCGGACGAAGGCGCGAGGTAACGGCGGGTGTCGCCGCCGAAACGCAGTACCTCCTGGCCGGCGTTGATCACCACGTAGGCCGGTGACCACGGTTCCAGCGCCTGGCGCACATGCTGGTCGATCAGGTCCTCGGCGTGCCGTGACGAATGCGCCGCATGCACGGCGCTGCTGGCCGGGCGAGGCTGTGCGCTCAGGAAGTTGTGCGGGCGGGCGTGCGCGTCCTCGCGACGCACATAAAGGCGCTGCTTCTTGTCCAGCTCGTCGAACAGGCGGGCATTGCGTGCCAATCGTTCCGACGGGCCCAGCAGCAGGAATCCACCGGGGCGCAGGGCATAGTGGAACGACTGCACCAGCCGCTGTTGCAGATCGTTGTTCATGTAGATCAGCAGATTGCGGCAGGAAACCAGGTCCATCCGCGAAAACGGCGGGTCCTTGATCACGCTGTGCGGCGAGAAGACGCACATCTCGCGGATCTGCTTGACTACGCACCAGTCGTCGCGATCCTTGGTGAACCAGCGCTCCAGCCGTTCAGGCGAGATGCCGTTCAATGGCGCCCGATAGCGTCCGGCGCGGGCACGGCCGATCGCCTGGTCGTCGATGTCGGTGGCGAAGACCTTCACCTTGGGGCCGAGTCGCGAACCCATCGCCTCGCGCAGCGCGATGGCGATGGAGTAGGCCTCCTCGCCGGTGGCGCAGCCGGGCACCCAGACGCGCAGCACGTCGGCGCTGGTGCGGTCGGCGAGCATCGCCGGGATCGCCAGCGTCCGCAGCGCCTCGAATGCGACCGGGTCGCGGAAGAATTCGGTCACCCCGATCAGGAACTCGCGAAACAGCAGTTCGTGCTCGTGCGGATGCTGGCGCAGATAGTCGATGTAGTCGGTGACGGTTTCGGTCTGCGCCACCAGCATGCGGCGCTGGATGCGCCGCAGCAGGGTCTTTTCCTTGTACTGGCTGAAGTCGTGGCCGACTTCCTCATGCAGCAGTTCGCAGATGGTCTCCAGGTGTGCGGCTACGTCACCGCGCACACCGTCGTGGCCCTTGCGCTGATGCGCGGCGTGCATCTGCTTCTGATAGGCCAGCAGGCGTGCCGGCATCTCGGCCACCGGCATGACGGCGTCGACCAGCCCGGTGGCCACGGCGTTGGCCGGCATGCCGGTCATCGCCTCGTCGCCGTATCCGGATTGCGCCAGCGCCAGCCCGCCGTGATCCTTGACCGCGCGCAACCCCTGCGCACCATCGTTGCCGGTGCCGGCGAGCACCACGCACACGGCACAATCACCCTGGTCTTCGGCCAGCGAGGTGAAGAAGGTATTGATCGGCCAGCGATGCTCGCGCGGCGGCGCCGGCTTGCATACCTGCAGCACGCCGTCGGCGATGGTCAGGGTGGTGTTAGGCGGAATGACATAGACATGCCGCGCTTTGACGCGCATGCCGTGCG from Rhodanobacter soli includes:
- a CDS encoding chemotaxis protein CheB; translation: MIVGIGASAGGLEAFKTFFTHMPADSELAFVLVQHLAPDHNSLLAELIGRSTSMPVLEATHGMRVKARHVYVIPPNTTLTIADGVLQVCKPAPPREHRWPINTFFTSLAEDQGDCAVCVVLAGTGNDGAQGLRAVKDHGGLALAQSGYGDEAMTGMPANAVATGLVDAVMPVAEMPARLLAYQKQMHAAHQRKGHDGVRGDVAAHLETICELLHEEVGHDFSQYKEKTLLRRIQRRMLVAQTETVTDYIDYLRQHPHEHELLFREFLIGVTEFFRDPVAFEALRTLAIPAMLADRTSADVLRVWVPGCATGEEAYSIAIALREAMGSRLGPKVKVFATDIDDQAIGRARAGRYRAPLNGISPERLERWFTKDRDDWCVVKQIREMCVFSPHSVIKDPPFSRMDLVSCRNLLIYMNNDLQQRLVQSFHYALRPGGFLLLGPSERLARNARLFDELDKKQRLYVRREDAHARPHNFLSAQPRPASSAVHAAHSSRHAEDLIDQHVRQALEPWSPAYVVINAGQEVLRFGGDTRRYLAPSSGAASLNLFQLLDKPLRAPVRAAALQAFASGKRVIREGLIVQSGGHDQLLRLIVEPLNDSDGKVEMCVVAFSELEPPPRQVEPLPDGELPTDSARMHALEEELRGTRMQLHSAIELHETASEELKSANEEYQSVNEELQSANEELETSTEEMQSINEELQTVNTELNSKNEALNRLNSDIRNLLDSTHIATLFLDRDLRIRSYTPAVTGLFHLRAGDKGRPITEISPRIAYPELEQDVGRVLHDLAVTERTLQGTGEAPTFLLRMRPYLTVDNIVDGVVLTFVDITESQHLNVEHARLAAIVNSSRDAIFGFSLDERITSWNVSAERIFGLPANGVVGQPLSLLLPPEPSDEVTTFFASHTRPLRLAEFEMTWMRPNGESVPLAISYSPVCDPEGTLFAGKLIARDITERVRAARHNEMMLAELNHRVKNTLASVQAIADQTVANAPDLPAFKESFLARLLALSHTHNLLARDAWTGAPLADIIHNELAPYRNDSDARTNDARVRLHGEALTLPPKHALALSMALHELATNAGKYGSLSVPEGLVTVTWATRTTDQHPWLHLQWTESGGPAVEPPTHRGFGSRLIDDGVPYELGGEVALEFPRNGVICTIDVPLNEDIC